One genomic window of Legionella jordanis includes the following:
- a CDS encoding carboxylate-amine ligase produces the protein MRKDFKNSLTNINDAVNTCTLAPEEPEIQFLSQGFLTLGVEIELQLIDALDYNLCSRAQEVLDATSHLKKVKPEFYLSTIEVNTDKCHGVQEVEEDLYLTLSELQLATKGLGVLFAGTGSHPFSTYADWKISPSERYQDLLDRNQWLTRRMSVFGLHVHLGMTSGEDCIRYNNFLMHFLPHLLALSSSSPFWQGIDTGLASCRPTTYESLPTAGQPYAVKSWQDFEHLYKTLKHCGSIRTLKDLWWDLRPSPGFGTLEIRVCDGTATLAETVALVAFIHTLAHWFADNGSWLESVSYPPYWLSRENKWRAIRHGLDAQLVTNTEGKTKAMREDIDEWLEKLKPYVRKLKYESYFDVLRTIMNSGTSSERQRRVFQNRACLKDVVKHNVSEFLLQVPLYRKENILS, from the coding sequence ATGCGAAAGGATTTTAAAAATTCCTTAACGAACATTAATGATGCGGTGAACACCTGCACGTTGGCTCCTGAAGAGCCAGAGATTCAATTTTTAAGTCAAGGCTTTTTAACCTTGGGCGTGGAAATTGAACTGCAGCTTATCGATGCTTTGGATTACAACCTTTGTTCTCGAGCTCAAGAAGTACTGGATGCAACCAGCCATTTGAAAAAAGTTAAACCCGAGTTTTATTTGAGTACCATTGAAGTCAATACGGATAAATGTCATGGCGTTCAAGAAGTTGAGGAAGATTTATATCTCACACTTTCTGAACTGCAATTAGCAACCAAGGGCTTGGGTGTTTTGTTTGCCGGTACGGGTTCTCATCCCTTTTCGACCTATGCAGATTGGAAAATTTCTCCCTCCGAGCGTTACCAGGACTTGTTGGACCGCAATCAGTGGCTAACAAGGCGAATGAGCGTTTTTGGCCTGCATGTGCATTTGGGCATGACTAGTGGTGAGGATTGCATTCGTTATAATAATTTCTTAATGCATTTCTTGCCCCATCTTTTAGCCCTCTCCTCAAGCTCCCCCTTTTGGCAAGGCATTGATACGGGTTTAGCTTCATGTCGGCCCACTACTTATGAATCTCTTCCTACCGCCGGTCAGCCTTATGCGGTCAAGTCCTGGCAAGATTTTGAGCATTTATACAAAACTTTGAAACACTGTGGCTCGATTCGCACCCTAAAAGATCTATGGTGGGACCTAAGACCTAGTCCTGGCTTTGGCACCTTGGAAATTAGAGTTTGCGATGGCACCGCCACTCTTGCAGAAACAGTGGCATTAGTGGCTTTTATCCATACTCTTGCCCACTGGTTCGCCGATAATGGCAGTTGGCTTGAATCAGTATCTTACCCTCCTTATTGGCTTTCCCGAGAAAATAAATGGAGGGCAATTCGGCATGGTTTGGACGCTCAGTTGGTCACGAATACTGAAGGAAAAACCAAAGCAATGCGCGAAGACATTGATGAATGGCTCGAAAAATTAAAACCTTATGTTCGAAAACTGAAATACGAGTCTTATTTTGACGTACTCAGGACAATAATGAACTCGGGAACAAGCTCTGAACGGCAAAGAAGAGTATTTCAGAATCGTGCTTGCCTCAAAGATGTTGTCAAGCACAACGTCAGTGAATTTTTGTTGCAAGTGCCTTTGTACAGGAAGGAAAATATATTGTCCTAG